The nucleotide sequence CGAGAAGCTGCGCGAGGCCATGCACCGCCACATCCGGGTGGTGGCCGACAACATGGACAGCGCCACCGTGTTCTTTCACGAGTGGAAGCACCTGTCGCCCGAGGCCTACGCCCGCGTGACCGGCTGGCGCGACAGCATCGACGAATTTTACCGCGAGCTGATCACACGCGGCATTCAGGAGGGGGCCTTCCGCCGCGATCTGGACCCGCGCATGACCGCGTATCTGGTGCTGTCCGCCGTGAACTGGGCCTACACCTGGTACCGCCCCGGCGGCCCGCTCACCCCGCGTGACGTGGCCGACAGCTTCGCCGACATGCTGCTGGTCGGGCTAAGGTCGGGGGCATGAGCCACCCCACCGTCACTGTCCCGATCCGTCAGGCCCTGAAGTACGCGCAGGGCCGCGCCGAGAAATTCGGGCGCACCCAGCAGCTGGAAATCGGCGCGGACCTGTTTATCCGCATCGCCCCCGGCGGGCGCAAGTTCCTGCTGTTCTGCCTGGACGACGAGCCGGAGCGCGGCGTGGCCGAGGCCATTGCCTCTACCCTGGCCCTGAACAATCCCCAGTACGGCTGGCACCAGGGCCAGACCCTGCGCTCCCTGACCGTGATCGAGGAGGGCGCGGCGGACGTGGCCGAGAGCGGGCCGGGCGAGGCGGAGGACGGCGTCTAGCGCCGCAATCCCCAGCACAGCCAAGGCCAGCCGCAAAGAGTCAAACATCTTTGCGGCTGGCCATTTCAGCTTTCAGTCGGTGCGTCCTCTACGCCAGACTGCCGTTACTCATCACGCCCGTGGCGATCAGGACCAGGATCACAACGCCCACCACCACGCGGTACACGGCGAAGCCCTTGAAGTTGTTGGTGGAGATAAAGCGCAGCAGCCAGCCGATCGCCAGATACGCCACCACGAAGCTGACCACCGCGCCCAGAAAGACGTTGACCACGCCGATCTGCGCCAGGATCTCGCGGCTCTTGAGAAAATCCAGCAGCGCCGCGCCGCCCAGGGTGGGCACGCCCAGGTAGAAGCTGAATTTGGTGGCGGTGGGCCGGTCCAGTCCCAGGACCATGCCGCCCAGAATGCTGCTGGCGCTGCGCGAGAAGCCGGGCCACAGCAGTGCCAGACACTGGATGGTGCCGATAAACAGCGACTTGCGCACGCCGATGGATTCGATGTCGTGGACGACCGGCGCCACCCTGCGGCTTTCCACCAGCCACATGATCACGCCGCCCACGATCAGCGCCCAGGCCACCACGCTGGGGCGGAACAGGTTGGCCTTGATGGCGTCGCCGAACAGCAGGCCCAGAATCACGGCAGGAATGCATGCCACCACCACGCCCAGCCACAGCGTCTGCTGGGACCTGTCGGAGCCGATGTGCCGGATCTTCAGAAAATCGCGCCAGTAGTACGCCAGCACCGCCAGAATCGCACCGCCCTGAATCACCACCTCGAAGGTGTTTTTCACGTCCTTGGGCCACGGCACGCCCAGCAGGTTGCCCGTCAGGATCAGGTGACCTGTCGAGCTGATCGGAAGAAATTCGGTAATGCCCTCGACAATGCCGTATACAATCGCGTAAAACCAATCCATAGCTGACAGAGTGTAAGCCCTGTCCCCGGTGACAGGGCGTCGCCCGAAAGGTGCAGACTGGGCCTGTGCCCTTCGC is from Deinococcus aerolatus and encodes:
- a CDS encoding TetR/AcrR family transcriptional regulator, with product MTDPAKPRRAQILDSASRLFSERGYHATSMRDLAGDLGMQGGSLYAHISGKEELLIEIVNVASRQFDEALFTLRSVEMPADEKLREAMHRHIRVVADNMDSATVFFHEWKHLSPEAYARVTGWRDSIDEFYRELITRGIQEGAFRRDLDPRMTAYLVLSAVNWAYTWYRPGGPLTPRDVADSFADMLLVGLRSGA
- a CDS encoding undecaprenyl-diphosphate phosphatase, which gives rise to MDWFYAIVYGIVEGITEFLPISSTGHLILTGNLLGVPWPKDVKNTFEVVIQGGAILAVLAYYWRDFLKIRHIGSDRSQQTLWLGVVVACIPAVILGLLFGDAIKANLFRPSVVAWALIVGGVIMWLVESRRVAPVVHDIESIGVRKSLFIGTIQCLALLWPGFSRSASSILGGMVLGLDRPTATKFSFYLGVPTLGGAALLDFLKSREILAQIGVVNVFLGAVVSFVVAYLAIGWLLRFISTNNFKGFAVYRVVVGVVILVLIATGVMSNGSLA